Proteins from a single region of Pyrus communis chromosome 6, drPyrComm1.1, whole genome shotgun sequence:
- the LOC137737479 gene encoding nucleoporin nup189-like, with protein MNSNFDFDLGLGSSRPKSLNDQKNKTSSFTSSATAAQSRPTWQQPTASRTTSWTHQPAPTQSARPGLTNAPTSMVGDIFGKSWTSAAPAVSATPIAVVNKNPNLFGDLVSSAMGGKINSNSNVPLKNATPASNKSSFSMGNVADSLPKTTTAASNSSGKIGGANYGASGNFGSFSGGFNSNANKVNSGVNANSNKSANLGGPSLQNMGSASVGGGGLSSKKDPFGSLVDLASKPSATINTASKTSDQSSVGDAFGDFQNAPKPSTTNTTFASSAFPDSSFMGSDSDSGFGDFGVSMKPTPAQSASNDPFGVLFTPSSGSAGGAATANNGVGMQQSSEVDGWGTEFGGGHDDGGSTTELEGLPPPPAGVSASTAKNKGMDNYKQGQYPDAIKWLSWAVILLEKSADNAGVADVLSSRASCYKEVGEYKKAVADCTKVLDKDEANVSVLVQRALLYESMEKYRLGAEDLRTALKFDPGNRVARSTIHRLQKLAD; from the exons ATGAATTCCAACTTCGACTTCGATCTGGGTCTCGGATCCAGCCGACCCAAATCGCTCAACGACCAGAAGAACAAGACCTCTTCTTTCACCTCCTCCGCCACCGCCGCCCAATCCCGACCCACCTGGCAACAACCCACCGCCAGTAGAACCACCTCCTGGACCCACCAGCCGGCTCCGACCCAGAGCGCCCGACCCGGATTGACCAACGCCCCGACTTCCATGGTCGGGGATATCTTCGGAAAGAGCTGGACTTCCGCGGCTCCGGCGGTTTCCGCCACCCCGATCGCCGTCGTcaataaaaacccaaatttgtTTGGGGATTTGGTCAGTTCCGCCATGGGTGGTAAGATCAATAGTAATAGCAATGTTCCGTTGAAGAATGCAACCCCGGCTTCGAATAAGAGCTCGTTTTCCATGGGGAACGTGGCCGATTCGTTGCCCAAAACCACCACTGCTGCTAGTAATAGTTCGGGGAAAATTGGTGGTGCAAATTATGGTGCTTCTGGGAATTTTGGGAGTTTCTCTGGTGGGTTTAATAGCAATGCTAATAAGGTTAATAGTGGTGTTAACGCTAATAGTAATAAGAGTGCGAATCTTGGAGGTCCTTCGCTGCAAAATATGGGCAGTGCTAGTGTTGGTGGCGGTGGATTGAGCTCTAAGAAAGACCCTTTTGGTTCTTTGGTGGATCTGGCATCAAAACCATCTGCTACTATTAACACAGCGAGTAAAACTAGTGATCAAAGTAGTGTTGGTGATGCTTTTGGAGATTTTCAGAATGCTCCGAAACCAAGCACCACCAATACTACATTCGCCTCGAGTGCCTTCCCAGATAGCAGTTTTATGGGATCAGATTCGGATTCTGGCTTTGGGGATTTTGGGGTTTCGATGAAGCCAACCCCTGCTCAGTCTGCTAGCAATGATCCCTTCGGCGTGTTGTTTACCCCATCTTCAGGTTCGGCTGGAGGTGCTGCAACAGCAAATAATGGTGTTGGAATGCAGCAATCCTCTGAAGTTGATGGTTGGGGGACAGAGTTTGGGGGAGGACATGATGACGGTGGTTCGACAACTGAGCTTGAGGGTCTTCCACCTCCTCCTGCTGGGGTGTCAGCCTCAACAGCAAAGAATAAGGGAATGGATAATTACAAGCAAGGGCAGTATCCCGATGCTATTAAGTGGCTTTCTTGGGCTGTTATTCTTCTTGAGAAATCAGCTGATAATGCTGGCGTTGCAGATGTCTTGTCAAGCAGGGCTTCATGTTACAAAGAAGTAGGGGAGTATAAGAAAGCTGTGGCAGACTGCACAAAG GTTCTTGATAAAGATGAAGCAAATGTATCTGTTCTGGTACAGCGTGCGCTCTTGTACGAAAGTATGGAAAAGTACAGACTTGGGGCAGAAGATCTTAGGACTGCTCTGAAGTTTGATCCTGGTAACAGGGTTGCAAGAAGCACCATTCACCGCTTGCAGAAATTGGCAGACTAG
- the LOC137737290 gene encoding ethylene-responsive transcription factor RAP2-3-like isoform X1 encodes MCGGAIISDFIAAKRGRKLTVQDLWSDLDTISDLLGIDYSNSINKQPENHKVVQKPKPSITKVVTSDEKPKKASGSAAAAEGKRVRKNVYRGIRQRPWGKWAAEIRDPHKGVRVWLGTYGTAEEAARAYDEAAVRIRGDKAKLNFAQPPPSSPLPSLAPDTPPPTKRRCIVAESTLVEPTQPSFQTGSYYYDPLYHGGGGGEMYAKNEVAGGDGRYELKEQIWSLESFLGLDEVVVEQPSQVVSGSGESDSLDLWMLDDLVAYRQQGQLLY; translated from the exons ATGTGTGGTGGTGCTATCATTTCCGACTTCATCGCCGCCAAGCGCGGCCGGAAGCTGACGGTGCAGGACCTCTGGTCAGATCTTGACACCATCTCTGACCTCCTCGGCATAGACTACTCCAACAGCATCAACAAACAGCCAGAGAATCACAAGGTGGTCCAAAAGCCCAAACCATCTATCACCAAAG TAGTGACAAGTGATGAGAAACCCAAGAAGGCGAGCGGGTCTGCTGCTGCCGCAGAAGGCAAGAGAGTGAGGAAAAACGTGTACAGAGGAATAAGGCAGAGGCCGTGGGGCAAATGGGCGGCTGAGATTCGCGACCCCCACAAAGGCGTCCGGGTCTGGCTCGGCACCTATGGCACCGCTGAGGAAGCCGCCCGCGCTTACGATGAAGCCGCCGTGCGCATCCGCGGGGACAAGGCCAAGCTCAACTTTGCCCAACCACCACCCTCTTCACCGCTTCCATCTCTGGCTCCGGATACGCCGCCGCCGACGAAGAGGCGGTGCATTGTTGCTGAGTCAACTCTGGTGGAGCCGACTCAACCGAGTTTCCAGACCGGTTCTTACTATTATGATCCATTATATCACGGCGGTGGTGGTGGGGAGATGTATGCTAAGAATGAGGTGGCGGGTGGGGACGGCAGGTATGAGCTGAAGGAGCAGATATGGAGCTTGGAGTCGTTCTTGGGGCTGGACGAGGTGGTGGTAGAGCAGCCGAGTCAGGTGGTGAGTGGAAGCGGTGAGTCGGACTCGTTGGACCTGTGGATGCTGGATGACCTGGTGGCATATCGGCAACAAGGGCAGCTTCTGTATTAA
- the LOC137737290 gene encoding ethylene-responsive transcription factor RAP2-3-like isoform X2 — MCGGAIISDFIAAKRGRKLTVQDLWSDLDTISDLLGIDYSNSINKQPENHKVVQKPKPSITKVTSDEKPKKASGSAAAAEGKRVRKNVYRGIRQRPWGKWAAEIRDPHKGVRVWLGTYGTAEEAARAYDEAAVRIRGDKAKLNFAQPPPSSPLPSLAPDTPPPTKRRCIVAESTLVEPTQPSFQTGSYYYDPLYHGGGGGEMYAKNEVAGGDGRYELKEQIWSLESFLGLDEVVVEQPSQVVSGSGESDSLDLWMLDDLVAYRQQGQLLY; from the exons ATGTGTGGTGGTGCTATCATTTCCGACTTCATCGCCGCCAAGCGCGGCCGGAAGCTGACGGTGCAGGACCTCTGGTCAGATCTTGACACCATCTCTGACCTCCTCGGCATAGACTACTCCAACAGCATCAACAAACAGCCAGAGAATCACAAGGTGGTCCAAAAGCCCAAACCATCTATCACCAAAG TGACAAGTGATGAGAAACCCAAGAAGGCGAGCGGGTCTGCTGCTGCCGCAGAAGGCAAGAGAGTGAGGAAAAACGTGTACAGAGGAATAAGGCAGAGGCCGTGGGGCAAATGGGCGGCTGAGATTCGCGACCCCCACAAAGGCGTCCGGGTCTGGCTCGGCACCTATGGCACCGCTGAGGAAGCCGCCCGCGCTTACGATGAAGCCGCCGTGCGCATCCGCGGGGACAAGGCCAAGCTCAACTTTGCCCAACCACCACCCTCTTCACCGCTTCCATCTCTGGCTCCGGATACGCCGCCGCCGACGAAGAGGCGGTGCATTGTTGCTGAGTCAACTCTGGTGGAGCCGACTCAACCGAGTTTCCAGACCGGTTCTTACTATTATGATCCATTATATCACGGCGGTGGTGGTGGGGAGATGTATGCTAAGAATGAGGTGGCGGGTGGGGACGGCAGGTATGAGCTGAAGGAGCAGATATGGAGCTTGGAGTCGTTCTTGGGGCTGGACGAGGTGGTGGTAGAGCAGCCGAGTCAGGTGGTGAGTGGAAGCGGTGAGTCGGACTCGTTGGACCTGTGGATGCTGGATGACCTGGTGGCATATCGGCAACAAGGGCAGCTTCTGTATTAA